The DNA region TCAGAACCACCGCCTTTGGCGGCGATCATGATGTCAACTTTATCACCCGCAACCATTTCCACATGCACTACCGCTGGCGCGTTAGTTTTGGTGTTTTTACGGGCGCCCGCTGGATCAGCAACAACAGACTGACGCAGTGGGTTAATGGTGCTGTTATAGGCACGTTTGGTGCCCTCATCGACCATCTGTTGAACGGTCATATCGCTGTCCCATTGGACATTCATACCGATCTTCACGAAACAGGTCACAATACCGGTATCCTGACAGATTGGACGATGACCTTCGGCCGCCATACGCGAGTTGATCAGGATCTGCGCAATGGCATCTTTAGCCGCCTGGTTTTTTCCGCGTAGTAGGCTTTCTCCATAGCTTTGACGAAATCCAGCGGATGGTAGTAAGAGATATATTGCAGTGCGTCTTCGATACTATCGATGAAGTCCGCTTTTTTGATAATAGTCATGGCGTTCCCTTTGCTGTTATCAATGAAATACGGGCGTTAGCTCTTCAGTAACGCCCGTTGGTGATTAATAAAGACCGATTACTTTCCACCAGATCCCGCCGACAACGGCCCAGATGACCAGTTGCAGCAGTCCCATGATGAAGCCCAAGCCCCACCATTTAGGCAGTGATACGTGGCCTGCACCGAACAGAATTGGTGCGGGGCCAGTACCGTAGTGAGTGACGCCGCCCATCAGGTTAGAAATTACCCCGAAGATAATGGCTGCCATCACGCCAGGTGCGCCCATCTGCACGGCAACTGCCAGAAATACTGAGTACAGGGCGGCAACATGCGCAGTGGAAGAGGCGAAAGCGTAGTGGATGTAGTAGTAAAGCAGTGCCAATGCCAGCAGCGCTACCGGCCAGTCGAGCCCGGTGAGGTTAGCGGCGATACTGCTGCCGAACCACTTGATGAGCCCCAGTTTATTGAGGAAGGTGGCCATCATTACCAGCGCTGAGAACCAAGTTAATGTGTTCCAGGCACCTTTCTCTTTCAATACGTCATCCCAGGTCAACACGTTGGCATTCACCAGCAGTACTAAACCGATCATAGCGGCAGTGGTGCCATGCAGGCCAAAAGAGGGGCCGGCGATCCACAGTGCTATCAAGGCGATGAAAGTACCGAGTGTTACCCACTCAGACATCTTCATCTTGCCCATCTCGGCCAGCGCTTTTGCGGCAATCTGTGGCGCTTGTGGTGTGGCGGTGATCGAAGGTTTGTTCAGCATATAGGCGAACAGTGGCATTAGCAGCAGACCAACAAGACCGGGAACAATGGCGGCTAAGGCCCATTGACCCCAACTGATGTCGATACCCATATCGGCCGCGAGTTTTGCTGCCAGCGGGTTAGCTGCCATCCCGGTCAGGAACATAGCGCCAGTAATGGTGGTGCCATGGAATACAGTCGTCATCAGGAAGCTGCCAAGCTTGCCAGAAGTACCATCTTCGGCGCGGGAACCGTAAGCATCAGCCACTGAATTTGCCAGTGGGAAGACAATGCCGCCGGTACGGGCGGTATTGGATGGAATAGCTGGTGCCAGAATAAAATCTGTCATCAATAAGCCATAGGACAGGGTCAAGGTACGTTTCCCCATCAGGCGCATAAAGATGTAACCGATGCGGGCCCCAAGTCCGCTCTTAATGAACGCTCTGGAAATAAAGAACGCCATTACAATCAGCCAAATAGTGGTATTAGAGAAGCCTGTCATCGCTTCTTTAATGGATAAGGTTCCAGTGACGGCGGTAGCTGTGATACCGCAGATAGCCACGGCCCCCATGGGAATAGGTTCTAGGATCAGTCCCAGCACAGTGGCAATGAAGATCGCCAACAGATGCCAGGCCTTAGGATCAACACTGGCAGGCGCAGGCGTCAGCCAGATACCAACGGCTACAACCAGGATTATTAGCCATGAGATGATTTTTTTATTCATGGTAAGCACCAATTTTAATTAATAGGATTATTGCGTTTAACTTGGTAAAAATTACTTTTGTCGTGGGTTATTACCTGAGTTACGGGAATAACATTAACTGAAAACCAAATTAAAATTGGCGAGGGGAATTCATATGTAACTTTGTTTGTTTTTTGCCTTTTAACTCGTTTTGTAACTTATAAAAGCTTATGTAAGATATTATTTTTAAATTGTAATTATATGATAAATATATAATTTAAATTGTGCGGTTATTTTTTGGTGAAGTATCTATTGGTTAGTAATTACATTTTTTTAAAATTATATATTACTTATATTAATATGGGTATTTATGGCAGCTAATATTTGACGGACATCCTATCGAATGCTCATTTTTGATAATTATATGGCGTTGTTGACTAAATCCTTTTGAACCATTTCAGCCAACAGTGATCAGATCTTTCAGTACAGACTGACAGAGAGGCATCATGGGTAAAGCTAAGCACCGCATCACTCACTAACCTGAGTACAACCAGAGTTTGCACAATCGCGGCTCATTAACCTTTGGGATTGATATGAAGCAGCCATCAAAGGCTGGCTATGCCATCAGCATCATGGTGGTCAGGGACGCGGCTTTCAGTTTACTGACCAAGCGATTGAGCCGCTCTGATGCTGAAAAGCGTTTTTAGCTTGTCGCTGCGAGCCACTGAAGGGTTTATTAATTCCTTGTTTCAATTAATGGATGTTCCCTTGGCTTCACCGGACTATAGCTGCATCAGCAAGCGAGCTAAACTAAAACCGTCAACATGGCTTATCGCTTGCCAAGCTGTGGCACTGTTGCCCATGTTGTTATCGATGCCACAGCCCTTAAGGTCTTTGGCGAAGGCGAGTGGGAACCCCGTAAGCATGGCAAAGAAAAGCGCCGGGCCATCGATGCAAAGACTCATGCCATTATTGCGGCAGAAGTTAGCCTCGAAAGCGTGGCCGACAATGAAGTGCTGGGCACCTTACTCAAGCCACTTCGCCGTCACATCGAACAAGTGTCTGCCGATGGCGTGTATGACACCAAAGCTTGCCATAAGCTACTCAAAAATAGATGCATAAAGGCAGTAATACCCCCGAGGTCGAATACAAGGTACTGGTCCGAAGGGGCATATCCGCAATGAAGCTGTTGATGCACTGAAAGCAGGTTGTCTATCGGAGTGGAAGCAGCAACATGAGTACGGGAAAAGGTCACTGGCAGAAACCGCGATGTACCGTTACAAGCAACTGATAAGCCCGAAACTGAGTCTGCAAGATTACAATGCCCAGGTTGGCGAAGCCTTGGCTGGCGTAAAGGCAATGAACAAAATGCTGAGCCTGGGTATGCCTTCTCGGGGAGTAAGTCGTTAAACCGTGCAATGGCTTGGGACTGTTGCAACTCGTGCAATTATTTGATCAACAACGCTGTTTTGTATATGTAATTGTTTCAAAATGTAATAATTGAAAATCAATTAAAACAATACATTAAGTTTTGATCTTGCTTGTCGACAACTATCTTATTACCTGTTGAGTATTTATATTGTTGACAATGTTAACCTCATTTTGGATTATCGTTGTGAAAATGCGATTATTGTGAATCCATAGAACAAAATAATGGAACGACAGAGGCATTTTTTAGATAACATTGTCAAGGGAGACTAAGTATGATTTCCGTTAGTTTAACAGCCAAGGCTGTACGCCGAGGTCTGTTTGCTGCTGCTGTATCGAGTGTAGCATTCACCTCACTGTCATTTGCGGCTGATGAAGCTGCTCAAAATGATCAATCACAGAAAGAATCTGATAAAATTGAAAAAATTGAAGTAACAGGTTCTAAATTACCCCCGATGGGGACTATTTCTGCTACACCGCTTACTGTTATCGGCAAAGATCAAATTGTTGCAATGGGGATTGTTAACGTCGGAGACTTGTTAAACAAGATGCCTCAATCAACAGTGGGTTTATCACCAGAAAGTTCAACCGGCACTATCTTTGCAAGTGGTCTTAACCAGACAGATTTGCGTGGGCTTGGTTCATCAAGAACTCTGGTATTGTTAAATGGTCGTAGATTTGTTGGCGGGAGTGCTGGGGACACAGCTGTTGATCTTAACAACATTCCATCAACCATGATTGACCGAGTTGAGATTGTTACTGGTGGTGCATCAGCTGTGTATGGTTCTGATGCGATTGCTGGGGTCGTTAACATAATTACCCGAAAAGAGACCGATGGTCTTGAG from Shewanella dokdonensis includes:
- a CDS encoding TonB-dependent receptor plug domain-containing protein; amino-acid sequence: MISVSLTAKAVRRGLFAAAVSSVAFTSLSFAADEAAQNDQSQKESDKIEKIEVTGSKLPPMGTISATPLTVIGKDQIVAMGIVNVGDLLNKMPQSTVGLSPESSTGTIFASGLNQTDLRGLGSSRTLVLLNGRRFVGGSAGDTAVDLNNIPSTMIDRVEIVTGGASAVYGSDAIAGVVNIITRKETDGLELDASYTQPEQSGGEKSQYSFAYGTNFAQERGHVMFSAVFAKEKGVMATDRDYTKNPVYTMYNPAYTADNDEPRRITYTGRRKLNWISEGGILE
- a CDS encoding anion permease, with the translated sequence MNKKIISWLIILVVAVGIWLTPAPASVDPKAWHLLAIFIATVLGLILEPIPMGAVAICGITATAVTGTLSIKEAMTGFSNTTIWLIVMAFFISRAFIKSGLGARIGYIFMRLMGKRTLTLSYGLLMTDFILAPAIPSNTARTGGIVFPLANSVADAYGSRAEDGTSGKLGSFLMTTVFHGTTITGAMFLTGMAANPLAAKLAADMGIDISWGQWALAAIVPGLVGLLLMPLFAYMLNKPSITATPQAPQIAAKALAEMGKMKMSEWVTLGTFIALIALWIAGPSFGLHGTTAAMIGLVLLVNANVLTWDDVLKEKGAWNTLTWFSALVMMATFLNKLGLIKWFGSSIAANLTGLDWPVALLALALLYYYIHYAFASSTAHVAALYSVFLAVAVQMGAPGVMAAIIFGVISNLMGGVTHYGTGPAPILFGAGHVSLPKWWGLGFIMGLLQLVIWAVVGGIWWKVIGLY